One genomic region from Anopheles bellator chromosome 2, idAnoBellAS_SP24_06.2, whole genome shotgun sequence encodes:
- the LOC131211750 gene encoding UPF0235 protein C15orf40 homolog — MIQLIKTFAQTSTLGRFQSATTMSKKGASKGGKNAKPSANSEAAPATTGPILVDGRTGNLIIKILAKPGAKTSGITDVSEEGIGCQIAAPPIDGEANTELIKYLSKLLELRKSDVSLDRGSKSRQKTIVLDKNGCRHTPEQLLAIFQTEASTGT, encoded by the exons ATGATCCAACTCATCAAAACATTCGCCCAAACATCAACTCTGGGTCGGTTTCAATCGGCGACGACCATGTCCAAAAAGGGTGCCAGTAAAGGTGGCAAAAACGCCAAACCGTCGGCCAACAGTGAAGCTGCCCCCGCTACAACCGGTCCCATCCTAGTCGATGGTAGGACCGGCAATTTGATCATAAAAATTCTGGCCAAACCGGGTGCGAAAACGAGCGGCATTACCGACGTGAGCGAAGAAGGCATTGGCTGTCAGATTG CCGCCCCACCGATCGACGGTGAGGCCAACACGGAGCTGATCAAGTATCTCTCGAAACTGCTGGAACTCCGGAAGAGTGACGTCAGTCTGGATCGTGGTTCGAAATCACGCCAAAAGACGATCGTACTGGACAAGAACGGTTGCCGGCACACTCCAGAACAGCTATTGGCAATTTTCCAAACCGAAGCATCCACCGGAACGTAA